The genomic region GGGTCCGAGATGATGCGGGGTGCCCATCGCGCGCAGCAGCGGCTCGGCGCGAGCGAAGGCCTCCGGCGACGCACCGGCCATGATCGTCAGCGTCCCGTCCGCCGCGCGCGCCGGACCGCCGCTTACCGGGGCGTCCACGAAATCCACCCCGAGCTGGGCGAGGCGTTCGGCGAATCCGCGCGACGCGACCGGCGAGATCGTGGACATGTCGATCGCGAGCAGCCCGCGCCGCGCGCCCTGCGCCACGCCGCGCGGACCGAAGAGCGCCTCTTCGACCTGCGGCGCGTCGGGGACGCAGAGGATCACCGCGTCCGCCTCCTGCGCGAGCGCGGCCGGATCGGCGGCCTCGGCGACGCCGTCGGCGCGCAAGCGCTCGAGCGCCTCACGGCGGCGGTGCACGGTTGCGACGACGTCGTATCCGGCGCGACGCAACGAGCGGGCCATCGGCTCGCCCATCGCGCCCAATCCGACGAATCCGATGCGCGCAATCACCCGCGGCCCTTTGGGCGCTGCCTCAGGATAACCTTCGAGCCGCGGCGAAGCGCCAAATATGACAGCCGCCGTTACGCCCGCGGTCGCGCGCCCGACCTTCGACGCGATGAATCTTTCGATCGGAAAGCGCACCCGCTTGCATCGTTTGATGTACGAGCACGGTCCCGCAAACGGAACCCTGATGATGCTGCCGATCGATCAGGGACTCGAGCACGGACCCGTCGATTTCTTCGACAATCCCGACTCGATCGACCCCGATTGGATCTACCGCCTCGCGGTCGAGGGGAACTTCTCCGGCATCGCGCTCCACGTCGGTCTCGCCGAGAAGTATCAAAAGGCATACTGCGGACGCGTGCCGCTCCTGCTCAAAGTGAACGGCAAGACGAACGTTCCCCCCGACGACGATGCGTTCAGTCCGATGACGTCGTCGGTCGAAGATGCGATCCGTCTCGGGGCCGATGCCGTCGGGTACACGCTCTACGTCGGGAGCCCGGCGCAAGAGCTCGACATCGCGCAATGCAACGAGGTGCGCCGCGATTGCGACCGCTACGGCATGCCGCTCGTCGTCTGGGCCTATCCGCGCGGTGCGGCGATTAAAGCGAAGGGCGGCATCGATTCGCTCTACGCCGTGGACTACGCGGCGCGCGTCGCCTGCGAGGTCGGCGCCGACGTCATCAAACTCAATGAGCCGGTCTGGAAGGCCGACGACGCCTCGAAGCTGCCCAAACCCTACAACGAGATGCCGTTCGACGACCTCGAGGGATTACGGAAGGTCGTGAAATCGGCCGGGCGCAGCCTCGTTCTCGTCTCGGGCGGCAGCAAGATGGGGGACGAGGCGACGATTCACAAAGCGCACGTCGCGATGGCCGCGGGATGCGTCGGTCTGATCTTCGGGCGCAACATGTGGCAGCGCAAATGGGATAACGCGCTCGCGATGGCCGCGAGCATGCACGAGGTCATGAAGGCTTACGGCCAGGCACAATAACCGCCCCGCGACGGGAGGTCTCAAGTGAAAACGACCTGGGAACCGCACGAGAAGCACGGGCACCTCACGACGCAGAGCGACCTGCCCGACAGCGTCTTTGCCTTTCCGAAGCAGCGCAAGGAGCCGCTGACCGACGCGGAGCACGTGCGAAACGCCGTTGCGCGCTTCGATCAGGTGCTCGACGTCTCGGATGAAGATCGGACGCTCGCCCGCGCCAACATCGAGAAAGCCGCGCAGTATTACGGCGTCAAACTCTCGGAATGATTCCGTTAACCGACGTATCGCGGCGGCCGACGAACTTCCCGGTCGTCACGCTCGCGATCGTCGTCATCAACTTCATCGTCTTCTTCCTCGAGATCGCCAACGGCGACGCCTTCGTCGAGAAATGGGCGCTGATTCCGGCGAACGTCTCCGCCGGACGCGACCTCATCACGATTCTCACCGCGATGTTCATGCACGCGAGCTGGTCGCACATCCTCGGCAACATGGTCTTCCTCTGGGCCTTCGGTCCCGAGGTTGAAGACTCGATGGGTTCGTGGCGCTACGGGATTTTCTACCTGCTCGGCGGCGTCGCCGCGTCGGCCGCACAGGTCGCGTTCGCCCCGCACTCGACGGTGCCGAACCTCGGCGCTAGCGGCGCAATCGCGGCGGTGATGGGAGCCTTCCTCGTGACGTTCCCGAACGACAACATTCGCTCGCTGCTGGTGATCTTCGTTTTCGTCAGCGTCACGTACGTGCCGGCGGTGCTGTTGATCGGCGGCTGGTTCCTGCTACAGCTGTGGAACGCCGGATCGATCGCGCCGCAAGAGCCGACCGGCGTAGCCTATCTCGCACACGTCGGCGGCTTCATGTTCGGCGCGATCTTCGCGCGCGTCTTCCAACTTCGAAAGACGCTCGCCGACCGCTATTTGAATTAGGTCGCTAGTGCGCCGGTTGGGCGGCGGCGCAGTGCGCGCACTGCCAGCCGATCGCGCCGCCGTGATCCTGCGGCACCATCTGCTCGCGGGTTCCGCGCCGTCCGCAGACGGCGCAGGCAAAGGTCTGCCCGGCGCCGGAGGTGCTTGCCGAGCCTTCGTTACGCTTCGCGAGATAGAAGGCAAAGTAAATGATCGCGCCGATCACCCAGGGCGCCCAGCCAAAGAAAGAATCGAAGGCCTCGCTGGAGATATGCGGATTCACTTCTTAAAATACTCGGCGTTGATCTCGGTATAGTTCTGCCACTTCTCCGGCACGTCGGAGTCGGCGAAGATCGCCT from Candidatus Binatia bacterium harbors:
- a CDS encoding NAD(P)-dependent oxidoreductase, which encodes MIARIGFVGLGAMGEPMARSLRRAGYDVVATVHRRREALERLRADGVAEAADPAALAQEADAVILCVPDAPQVEEALFGPRGVAQGARRGLLAIDMSTISPVASRGFAERLAQLGVDFVDAPVSGGPARAADGTLTIMAGASPEAFARAEPLLRAMGTPHHLGPVGMGETVKLVNQIIIANVMIANVEGLVFAKRAGADVGAVRDVLASATASNYILAQWLPKTWLAGKFDGGFALDLLRKDLAAALDAARAAKYPMPATALAYQLYTTRSAEGDGALDYSAIVKSYEWNTGEQAASGRSGQERRGQ
- a CDS encoding fructose-bisphosphate aldolase; the encoded protein is MTAAVTPAVARPTFDAMNLSIGKRTRLHRLMYEHGPANGTLMMLPIDQGLEHGPVDFFDNPDSIDPDWIYRLAVEGNFSGIALHVGLAEKYQKAYCGRVPLLLKVNGKTNVPPDDDAFSPMTSSVEDAIRLGADAVGYTLYVGSPAQELDIAQCNEVRRDCDRYGMPLVVWAYPRGAAIKAKGGIDSLYAVDYAARVACEVGADVIKLNEPVWKADDASKLPKPYNEMPFDDLEGLRKVVKSAGRSLVLVSGGSKMGDEATIHKAHVAMAAGCVGLIFGRNMWQRKWDNALAMAASMHEVMKAYGQAQ
- a CDS encoding DUF6582 domain-containing protein, whose translation is MKTTWEPHEKHGHLTTQSDLPDSVFAFPKQRKEPLTDAEHVRNAVARFDQVLDVSDEDRTLARANIEKAAQYYGVKLSE
- a CDS encoding rhomboid family intramembrane serine protease produces the protein MIPLTDVSRRPTNFPVVTLAIVVINFIVFFLEIANGDAFVEKWALIPANVSAGRDLITILTAMFMHASWSHILGNMVFLWAFGPEVEDSMGSWRYGIFYLLGGVAASAAQVAFAPHSTVPNLGASGAIAAVMGAFLVTFPNDNIRSLLVIFVFVSVTYVPAVLLIGGWFLLQLWNAGSIAPQEPTGVAYLAHVGGFMFGAIFARVFQLRKTLADRYLN